One segment of Candidatus Melainabacteria bacterium RIFOXYA2_FULL_32_9 DNA contains the following:
- a CDS encoding redox-sensing transcriptional repressor Rex → MSKKISVPTLKRLPNYYNIICQALESGEKYISSAKIAQLLDIDDTQVRKDIAATGYVGKPKVGFDVKEFKAHLEEFLGFNNTKEAFLIGAGNLGIALAKYDGFKKYGLDILSLFDTDPHKVGLKVGKKEVFALSKLPDLVRRMNIQIAILAVPSEVAQDVTDFLVQSGIRAIWNFAPANLKVPDYVLISNQDLAASFVVFSSLISER, encoded by the coding sequence ATGAGCAAGAAAATATCAGTACCGACTTTAAAAAGGCTGCCAAATTATTACAACATAATTTGTCAGGCACTGGAATCTGGAGAGAAATATATTTCAAGTGCAAAAATTGCACAGTTGTTGGATATAGATGATACCCAGGTAAGAAAAGACATTGCTGCAACAGGGTATGTAGGTAAGCCTAAAGTCGGTTTTGATGTGAAAGAATTCAAGGCTCATCTTGAAGAGTTTCTTGGCTTTAATAATACAAAAGAAGCATTTCTAATCGGTGCAGGAAATCTGGGAATAGCACTGGCTAAGTATGATGGATTTAAAAAATATGGACTTGATATTCTTTCTTTATTTGACACTGATCCTCATAAAGTTGGCCTTAAAGTTGGCAAAAAAGAAGTTTTTGCCCTTTCTAAGCTGCCGGATTTAGTTAGAAGAATGAATATTCAGATTGCTATACTTGCTGTACCATCAGAAGTTGCTCAGGATGTTACAGATTTTCTTGTTCAATCAGGTATTAGAGCAATATGGAATTTTGCCCCTGCAAATCTCAAAGTTCCTGATTACGTGTTAATATCCAATCAGGATCTTGCTGCAAGCTTCGTAGTATTTTCATCACTAATTTCAGAAAGATAA
- a CDS encoding ferredoxin, giving the protein MTETLVKNKLYIDGREATYTDERNLLEVIRKAGIEVPTFCYRPDLTIYGGCRMCVVEIEGRGVQASCSVPPEPGLKVRVNTEKTRRVRKVALELLLANHNRECTTCEKSNNCELQELTQKMGIRDVRFGKREIELPIDDSNPSIVRDPNKCILCGDCVRMCKEVQGQNVLDFVNRGSETVVSPAYGKNMGDVDCVYCGQCTSVCPTGALTIKSEIDNAWAAVLNQQKVVVAQIAPAVRVALGEAFGFKPGENTIGLIVAALKKIGFNQIFDTSFAADMTIMEETTEFITRLQNKEKLPLFTSCCPAWVRFAEFRYPQLLKHLSTCKSPQQMFGSIAKKYLTKEYNIDPENLTVVSIMPCTAKKAEAQRNEFKNNGIQDVDIVLTTQELIRMIKEAGIDFSNIEPEPLDTPFGILTGAGVIFGSSGGVSEAVVRTAYEMVTGKPLEKFAVTEARGLDKFKELTVDIEGLKVKIAIVNGLQEANDLIERIEKGEAHYDIIEVMACPGGCIGGAGQPQSCKDTSIKKNRSKGLYKADVELPIHKSHENPQVQNLYKKWLESPNSKIAHELLHTHYKSKRRISGENIELTSGDIEEKKSEIAVCVGTCCYIKGSYDFMEGLVKRIKDNNLEDKVKVKATFCFENCGKSPTISVDGELVSNAVPEKAGEIFEKYIASKFNLE; this is encoded by the coding sequence ATGACAGAAACGTTAGTAAAAAATAAATTATATATAGATGGCCGTGAAGCTACTTACACGGACGAAAGAAATTTGCTTGAAGTTATAAGAAAAGCCGGAATTGAAGTTCCTACTTTCTGTTATAGACCTGATCTTACCATATATGGCGGTTGCCGTATGTGCGTTGTTGAGATCGAAGGTAGAGGTGTTCAGGCAAGTTGCTCTGTGCCTCCAGAACCAGGTTTAAAAGTCAGAGTTAATACAGAGAAAACAAGAAGAGTCAGAAAAGTTGCTCTTGAATTACTCTTAGCCAATCATAACAGAGAATGTACAACTTGTGAGAAGAGTAATAATTGTGAACTTCAAGAGCTTACTCAGAAGATGGGTATTAGAGATGTTAGATTTGGTAAAAGGGAAATTGAGCTTCCTATTGATGACTCTAATCCGTCTATTGTGAGAGATCCAAATAAATGTATTCTTTGTGGTGACTGCGTAAGAATGTGTAAAGAAGTTCAGGGACAAAATGTTCTCGACTTCGTTAATAGGGGTTCTGAAACAGTAGTATCTCCTGCGTATGGTAAAAATATGGGTGACGTTGACTGTGTATATTGTGGTCAATGTACTTCTGTATGTCCAACAGGCGCTTTAACTATTAAGTCAGAGATCGATAATGCATGGGCAGCTGTTTTGAACCAGCAAAAGGTCGTTGTAGCACAAATTGCACCTGCCGTTAGAGTTGCTCTTGGTGAAGCATTTGGTTTTAAGCCCGGAGAAAATACAATTGGTTTAATCGTTGCAGCGTTAAAGAAAATAGGTTTCAATCAGATTTTTGATACATCTTTTGCTGCTGATATGACAATTATGGAAGAAACAACAGAGTTTATAACAAGACTCCAAAATAAGGAAAAACTTCCTTTGTTTACAAGTTGCTGCCCTGCCTGGGTAAGGTTTGCAGAGTTTAGATATCCTCAATTATTGAAGCATCTTTCTACTTGCAAATCACCACAGCAAATGTTCGGCTCAATTGCTAAAAAATACCTGACAAAAGAATATAATATTGATCCTGAAAATCTTACAGTCGTATCAATAATGCCATGTACAGCTAAAAAAGCTGAAGCTCAACGCAATGAGTTTAAAAATAACGGCATTCAGGATGTTGATATTGTTTTGACCACTCAAGAATTAATCAGAATGATCAAAGAAGCAGGCATTGATTTTAGTAATATCGAACCTGAACCGTTAGATACACCTTTTGGTATCTTAACAGGAGCAGGAGTAATATTTGGTTCATCTGGCGGGGTCTCAGAAGCAGTAGTTAGAACAGCATATGAAATGGTTACCGGTAAACCGCTGGAAAAATTTGCTGTAACTGAAGCAAGAGGATTAGATAAATTCAAAGAGCTTACTGTAGACATTGAAGGCTTAAAAGTCAAAATAGCTATTGTAAATGGATTACAGGAAGCAAATGATCTTATCGAAAGAATCGAGAAAGGTGAAGCCCATTATGATATTATCGAAGTAATGGCATGTCCAGGTGGATGTATTGGTGGAGCCGGTCAGCCGCAGAGTTGTAAAGATACTTCTATTAAGAAAAATAGATCAAAAGGTCTTTATAAAGCTGATGTAGAATTACCAATTCATAAATCTCACGAAAATCCACAAGTACAAAACTTATATAAAAAGTGGCTTGAAAGTCCGAATAGTAAAATTGCTCACGAACTTCTCCACACTCATTATAAGAGCAAAAGAAGAATTTCAGGTGAGAATATTGAGCTAACTTCTGGCGACATAGAAGAAAAGAAATCAGAAATTGCTGTATGTGTTGGCACTTGTTGCTATATTAAGGGTTCTTATGACTTTATGGAAGGTTTAGTAAAACGAATAAAAGATAATAACCTTGAAGATAAAGTAAAAGTAAAAGCTACATTTTGCTTTGAAAATTGTGGCAAGAGTCCTACAATATCAGTAGATGGTGAATTAGTATCAAATGCAGTACCTGAAAAAGCAGGAGAAATCTTTGAAAAGTATATCGCCTCAAAATTTAACCTCGAATAG